The following coding sequences lie in one Candidatus Zixiibacteriota bacterium genomic window:
- a CDS encoding roadblock/LC7 domain-containing protein yields the protein MSSGAFVLYDEQIDRINAAMLRLIKKAEAKCALLVDKDGHLITRQGFTQSLDTTALSALLAGSFASTREIARLVGEPEFSVLFHQGKRDHIHISLVGDRSILAIVFDDRTTIGMVRLYAKEAADRLKELISASVQKEAQLDPDFELHAGAKIDSMFKE from the coding sequence ATGTCCTCGGGAGCATTCGTGCTATACGATGAGCAGATCGACCGGATCAACGCCGCGATGCTGCGCCTGATCAAGAAGGCGGAGGCGAAGTGCGCCCTGCTGGTGGACAAAGACGGGCATCTGATCACGCGGCAGGGCTTCACCCAGTCGCTGGACACGACGGCGCTGTCGGCTCTGCTGGCCGGGAGCTTCGCATCGACGCGGGAGATCGCCCGACTGGTCGGTGAACCGGAGTTCTCCGTGCTGTTCCACCAGGGCAAGCGGGATCATATCCACATTTCGCTGGTGGGCGACCGCAGCATCCTGGCGATCGTGTTTGACGACCGGACAACGATCGGCATGGTGCGGCTATACGCCAAGGAAGCGGCCGACCGGCTCAAGGAGTTGATTTCCGCCTCGGTCCAGAAGGAAGCCCAGCTCGATCCGGACTTCGAGCTTCACGCGGGCGCGAAGATCGACAGCATGTTCAAGGAGTGA